In Trichocoleus sp. FACHB-46, the genomic stretch GATATTTCTCGACAGGATTATTTCAAAGATGAGTACTACCGCAAAACACTGTCACCCCAGATGTATCGCAGCTTGCAAGCAACTTTGGCAGGCCTAGAAGCTACGTCTTTTGTAGGTAGCAAATTGCCGTCTGAAAAAGTGACCCGCCGGACGCGATCGACCATTTATCCAGACGCGGTTGGGATTGGACACTATGCGATCGATTTTCATCCTTGCATGACTCAGAGTCCGCCTGAGCAACCTGGCAATACCGAGCGAGCAGGAGAGCGACGTGGGGCGGGTAATGCCTACCCCTTCCAAGTGCCGCTACGAGCCATGATTCCACAAAAAATTGACAACATGCTGGTGGCGGGTAAGAGTATTGCCACTAGCCACGTTGCCGCAGCAGCTTACCGGGTACATTCATTTGAGTGGTCTTCAGGCGCAGCAGCAGGCACGACAGCCGCCTTTGCGCTCGAAAAGGGCATCATGCCTTATCAGCTGGTTGACCAATTACCGCGAGCAGAGCCACAACTCGAACTTTTGCAACGTCGGCTGGCGGAAAATGGCAATCCGATCACATTCCCTGATACTTCGATCTTCAATGAGAAATGGGAGGATTGGAAATAGATTTTTGACCTGGAGGCCGAAGCGATGGTAAGTCGCTAGAATTGCACTAGGATAAAATACGTAGTTTTGTTAAAAGTGTTTCCGGTAACGGCCTATGAATCTGGTACTTACGGCAGCTTCCCATTTTGCAGCCGTTGCGCCTACGGTAGCGCCTGAAAAAGCTGGTCAAGTTACCCGTCAAACTTACCCGAATTACAAAATCATTGTGCTGAATGACGACTTCAACACGTTTCAGCATGTCACCGAGTGTTTGATTAAGTACATCCCGTTTATGACTAGCGATCGCGCTTGGGAATTGACCAATCAAATTCACTTTGAAGGTCAGGCAGTGGTTTGGGTAGGGCCGCAAGAGCAGGCGGAACTTTATCACACGCAACTAAGCCGCGCTGGTTTGACGATGGCTCCTCTAGAAGCGGCCTAACTCAAACTCTCCGGTCGCTGCGATTTCCTCTATGCTGAGAAGTGCTGGAACTCGGCGATCGCAGCACACTTCAACTGGCAAAACAATGGGTAACCCCTCTCGCGGCAGGCTTGTTCTCAACCACTCCACCCACATTCCGGGCTTGATTCCGTTGTTGGAACGGCTGCTTCAGCAAGAGGGGATTCAAACGATTACTCCTGGTGTGATTGGTGCCGTACGAGCGCACTCTCCAAAGCTCAGACTTAAGATCTCTGTCCCGATTCGCGGCGGTTTTAAGGTGCTCGCCCGACAAGGTAAAACGGTACAGGAAGTGTTTATTTTGACGAGCTTAAGTCAGGAAGTTTTGGAAAGTGCGATCGCTACGGTTTTAGCGAAGTAACAGCCTTAACAAAGCCATTATTCTACTGAGCTAGTACTACTCAACCTGACGCAGTACGACGGCCAAACGATTTAGCGGCAAACTAATCATGCAGGCAAAAGTGAGTAAGTAAGAAATAATTGCCGTGAATTTCAGGCTTAGCAGCAGAACTTCCCAGTCAGGTAAGGCAAATTTCTGCACGCCCAAAGCGACGCAGTGAACAGCCCAGTAGGTAAAAATCATCAGCATCAGCATGCTTTCAGCTTGTTCAAAATCTTCCCCTTGATCTTGAGGCATGCCAACCAGCAAGCCGAGACCAGCCAGACAAGCAAAAAATGATAGCAAAACCAACCAGTCATGCCAGAGGAGCGTTGGCATCATTGTGTCCTTGATTACGCATTGAATCGAAAATTAGTCTAAAAGATTAGAGCTTTTAACTCACGAAAATATTACAAACTGCAATGAATTTGTGCGAGAAAGAATCTTGTTTCGCACTTTTATAATTCCCTATTAACTGCGAGAACTAAAGCAGATTAAAGCTTTAACCAATCCTTTCTAATTTGGGATCAATTTTTTAGTTAATTAAAGTTAATCAAGAAAAATGAATCGAAATTCACTTTGGCAGCAGGAGGGTAAAGTCAAATTTCAAATCGGCAATACTTTCTATCGCTCTCAGAGCCAAATTGGCCGAGACCTAGGGTTGTTAGCCGCTGCGATTTATAAAGCTGATACTGGAAAACTGCGAGTTCTGGACGTTATGACCGCTTGTGGCGTGCGGTCTCTACGGTATGTGCTAGAGAGCCAAGCAGATTGGGTTTGGGTGAATGATGCCAACCCAGAAGTAAACGTGACTTTAAGCCAAAATCTAGCTAGCTATTTAGAGCCAAGTTCTTATCAAATCACCTATCAAGATGCCAATCGCGTCTTTTTTGATTGCTATCAACGGCAAGACTACTACGACTTAGTAGATGTAGATAGTTTTGGCAGTCCTGCACCCCACTTCAGCACTAGTCTCTGGGCAACAAAAATTGGTGGATTGCTCTATCTAACGAGTACCGATGGACGCACCAGTTCGGGCCATGAACCTGAAAAAAGCCTGCAAGTATATGGGGCTTACGCCCGCTGGCATCCTGCTTTGCATGAACAGGGATTGCGGCTGTTACTTGGTAGTGTTCTACAACAAGCCAATAACAAGGGCTTAAGTATTCAACCAATTTTTTCGCTGTTTAATGGTCAGGTTTACCGGGTGATGGTGCGAGTTCTAGCCCATCCTAGTTCTGAGCTAAAACACTATGGATTTCTGGGCTACTGCCATCATTGCGGCCACTATGAAACCGTGTCTTGGCGTCAACTCAGCCGTGCTGTTTGCCACCACCACGCTTCCCCAGAACCACTCACCCTCAGCGGCCCAATGTGGCTCGGCCCCCTACACGATCGCCCCATGTTGCAACGAATGGAGCAGTTGGCCCAACAGTGGAATTGGCCAGAACGAGTGCAACTGCTACAAACTATGCAGGCTGAAGCAGACCTACCTCCCTACTTTTTCGGTTTAGGTGAAATTGGTCGGCGCGGCAAAATGGACCCACCTCCTCGCGATCGCCTGATCCAGCTACTTCAGGCTGAGGGCTACCAAGCCAGCCCCACTCACATTAATGCTCAGGCCATCAAAACCAACGCCGCGATCGCCGTTTGCATTGAACTAGCCAGGCAATGCCAATCTGCCACTAGTTCTAGCTCCTAGAATTAAAACAAAATAGATGCGATCGCCTTCGCTCAACATCATGATCTCAACTAAACCCAGATTTGAGAGCTTTGAAGAGTACCTAGCCTACGACGATGGCACAGAAAAGCTGTATGAACTGTTCAATGGAGAACTAATCGAGGTGCCACCCGAATCAGGAGAAAATGTAGCGATCGCAATCTTTTTACTGTTAAAGTTGGCAACGATCGTAGGTCATGCCAGAGTGAGACCTCACGGGCTGGAACTCGAAGTCCGAGGCGAGCCGAGAAACCGCTACCCCGATTTGACAGTGATCGGAGAGGAGCATGTTGAGCAGTTGAGACGACGCAATACCTTACGGTTTGATATGGCTCCTCCCTTGCTTGTGGTTGAAATTGTCAGCCCCGGAGAGTTGCAGCGCGATCGCGACTATATTGCCAAACGGATGCAATACCAAGATCGGGGCATCCCAGAATACTGGATCGTAGACCCGCAACTACAAACAGTGCTGGTTTTAGAACTAAGTGGTGATGTCTATACAGAAATTTCCACGCTCCAGGGTGAGGATCAGATGCGATCGCCCCAGCTTGAAGAACTAAATTTAACAGTATCTCAACTGTTTACGGCAGGTCAGTGAGTTAAGTGAGAGGCGATCGCTACAGCAGTTCAGTCGCTACGAACTTGGTTTCAGGCATTCAGGTAGCTACCTTAGCTTCACAAGCGCCAATACTCACCCAACTGCTAGAACCATCAGCCCAATGTTCTTTTTTCCAAATGGGGGCATTGTGCTTCAGCGTATCGATCGCGTACTGACATGCCTCAAATGCCTCAGTGCGGTGCGGACAGCCTACAGCAACAAGAACGCTGATTTCTCCAATTCCTAGCTTCCCAGTGCGGTGATGAATCACCACCCGCGTTACGTCTGTCCACTTCTGCCGAATCTGGGTGGCAATTTGCTTAAAAACCTCGATCGCCATTGGCTCATATGCTTGATATTCCAATGCAACCACAGGTTTGCCATCGGTTTGGTTACGCACCATCCCACTCATCACCACGATCGCTCCGTTGGCAGCATCGTCTGCTAAGCGATACACCTCGTCTAGAGATAACGGTGCAAACGCCATAGCAAAACTGTCTCGCTCGTCTAGGGAAGTGGGGGCAGAAATGGCTAGGGTGGTAGCAGCATCCATTGGCATCAGCTTTGTAGAACGTCCTGCCTCCATTGTGCGGATCTTTGCGTGAAACAGAGAAAATTTTGGATTGAGATTGCAGAATTTCTCCGCCGCTCTCTCCAATCCAAACGTCTTAAGCTTTGCCGCTGCCCATCAAGTACAACAAAGCCATTCGGACAGCTACGCCACTGGTGAC encodes the following:
- a CDS encoding DUF2103 domain-containing protein, which gives rise to MLRSAGTRRSQHTSTGKTMGNPSRGRLVLNHSTHIPGLIPLLERLLQQEGIQTITPGVIGAVRAHSPKLRLKISVPIRGGFKVLARQGKTVQEVFILTSLSQEVLESAIATVLAK
- a CDS encoding tRNA (guanine-N1)-methyltransferase, whose protein sequence is MNRNSLWQQEGKVKFQIGNTFYRSQSQIGRDLGLLAAAIYKADTGKLRVLDVMTACGVRSLRYVLESQADWVWVNDANPEVNVTLSQNLASYLEPSSYQITYQDANRVFFDCYQRQDYYDLVDVDSFGSPAPHFSTSLWATKIGGLLYLTSTDGRTSSGHEPEKSLQVYGAYARWHPALHEQGLRLLLGSVLQQANNKGLSIQPIFSLFNGQVYRVMVRVLAHPSSELKHYGFLGYCHHCGHYETVSWRQLSRAVCHHHASPEPLTLSGPMWLGPLHDRPMLQRMEQLAQQWNWPERVQLLQTMQAEADLPPYFFGLGEIGRRGKMDPPPRDRLIQLLQAEGYQASPTHINAQAIKTNAAIAVCIELARQCQSATSSSS
- the clpS gene encoding ATP-dependent Clp protease adapter ClpS, encoding MNLVLTAASHFAAVAPTVAPEKAGQVTRQTYPNYKIIVLNDDFNTFQHVTECLIKYIPFMTSDRAWELTNQIHFEGQAVVWVGPQEQAELYHTQLSRAGLTMAPLEAA
- a CDS encoding Uma2 family endonuclease; translated protein: MRSPSLNIMISTKPRFESFEEYLAYDDGTEKLYELFNGELIEVPPESGENVAIAIFLLLKLATIVGHARVRPHGLELEVRGEPRNRYPDLTVIGEEHVEQLRRRNTLRFDMAPPLLVVEIVSPGELQRDRDYIAKRMQYQDRGIPEYWIVDPQLQTVLVLELSGDVYTEISTLQGEDQMRSPQLEELNLTVSQLFTAGQ
- a CDS encoding molybdenum cofactor biosynthesis protein MoaE, whose translation is MEAGRSTKLMPMDAATTLAISAPTSLDERDSFAMAFAPLSLDEVYRLADDAANGAIVVMSGMVRNQTDGKPVVALEYQAYEPMAIEVFKQIATQIRQKWTDVTRVVIHHRTGKLGIGEISVLVAVGCPHRTEAFEACQYAIDTLKHNAPIWKKEHWADGSSSWVSIGACEAKVAT